A genomic window from Zalophus californianus isolate mZalCal1 chromosome 13, mZalCal1.pri.v2, whole genome shotgun sequence includes:
- the LOC118356210 gene encoding calmodulin-A-like: protein MRSLGQNPTEAELQDMINEVDADGNGIIDFPEFLTMMARKMKDTDSEEEIREAFRVFDKDGRGYISAGELRHVMTNLGEKLTDEEVDEMIREADIDRDGQVNYEEFV, encoded by the exons ATGAGGTCACTGGGTCAGAACCCAACAGAAGCAGAGTTGCAGGATATGATCAACGAGGTGGATGCTGACGGAAATGGCATCATCGACTTCCCAGAATTTTTGACGATGATggctagaaaaatgaaagatacagACAGTGAAGAAGAAATTCGCGA gGCATTCCGAGTCTTTGACAAGGATGGCAGAGGTTACATCAGCGCGGGGGAGCTACGTCATGTCATGACCAACTTAGGAGAAAAACTAACAGATGAAGAAGTAGATGAAATGATCAGAGAAGCAGATATTGATCGAGATGGGCAAGTCAACTATGAAGAATTCGTATAG